Within the Bacteroidota bacterium genome, the region ATTCCACTTTGCGTTCACGCTGCCAGCGATCCTCATGTTGAAGGTCGTGGGCCCCCGCGTCGCCGCTCGCGACGCGATGAAGGCAGGCGTGTCGCTCCTCACCATCACCACCATCGCCTTCGTCTACACGACCCCGTGGGACAACTACCTCGTGGAGACGCAGGTGTGGGGCTATGGTCCTGGTCGCGTGCTAGGCACGGTCGGCCACGTTCCCATTGAGGAATACCTCTTTTTCATTCTCCAGCCGCTCCTGACCGGCCTGTGGCTCTTCCGCCTGTTGTGGCGCGAGGCCCCCGGTACCGGCTGGACCACCGCGACCTTCCTCGAAGCCCCCTCGCGGGCTGCTCGCTGGGCAGGTGTCGCCCTCTGGCTCGCTGCTTCCGTGTGGGGCCTCTTCCTGCTCGCGGAGGATTCGACGCGCTACCTCGCGCTCATCCTTGTCTGGGCCGCCCCCGTGATTGCCTTCCAGTGGGCTTACGGCGGGCACCACCTCTGGCGTTTCCGCCGCCTCGCTGCGCTTGCCGTCGCCGTGCCGACCCTCTACCTCTGGGTAGCTGACTGGATCGCGTTGGCGCTAGGCATCTGGCATATCTCGGAGACATACACGACGGGGCTTGCCCTCTTCGGGCTGCCCATCGAAGAAGCGCTGTTCTTCCTTGTCACCAACATCCTCGTCGTGCAAGGTCTCCTGCTGATGCTGCACACCTGGAAGGTGCCATCGCTTCTGGACGCGAGGCCCGTCCACCGAAGCTCGACGCAGCGCATCGGCGACGCGGGCTCTGCCAGCCGCGCGGAGCCTTTGACGGCATGAGTGACGGAGGCGGTGGTAGGTTTCGGAAACCTGTTTCACCGCCTCTGACATGCCCCGTCTCCACCCTGCTGTCCTCGTCGGATGGGGCAGCGTTGCGCTACTGACAGCGCTGGTCCTCGTCGGCGTTGAGCCTGACGGCCTGTGGATTTACCTGCCCTTCTTGCTGAGCGTCGTCCTGCTCGGGCTACCACACGGGGCTGTAGACCACGTGGTGCTGCTGCGTCTCCGGGGTGCGCCGTTCCGGGCAGGACCGCTGCTGCGCGTGCTCACACCGTACCTCGCCATCGGCCTGGCGTACCTGGCGGTGTGGTTTGCGATGCCGGTCGTGGCATTCGTGTCGTTTATCGCACTGACGTGGGCACACTGGGGACAGGGCGACGTGCACAGCCTGCTCACCCTCACCGGCGGCGGGCATCTCGCGCATCGCTGGCAGCGCGTCTGGGCCCTCGTTGTGCGTGGGGCACTGCCGATGTTCGTACCACTCCTGGCGTTTCCTGAGGTCTACCTCGCGGTGGCCGACGCCGTCGCGGGCGTGATCGCGGAGGACACAGGCCTTCCGGCCATGCTGCCCCGGCCGGTCCTACTGGCAGGGGCGCTCGCCTACGGGTTGATCGTGCTTGGCTACCTTGCCGCCGGATTCCGAGCAGCAGGACGAACGCACCGGCAGGCCTGGGTGCTGGATGCTGCGGAAGTCGCGCTGCTGACTGCGTTCTTCGTGACGGTGCACCCGCTGCTGGCGGTCGGGGTCTACTTCTGCCTGTGGCACGCGCTCCGGCACGTCGTCCGACTTGCCGCGGTCACCACGGCGGCTCCGCAGGCGCCGCGGCACGGGTGGCTCGCCTCGGCGACGACGTTTGCGGTGCACGCCATCCCCACGACCGCGCTCGCCCTAGTCTTTCTCGCGGGCCTCTACTGGATCGTGCCCGAGCGCCCAACGACGGTGGACGAGTTCATCGGCCTCTACCTCGTGCTCATCGCCGCGCTGACGCTGCCGCACGTGTGGGTGGTCATCCGCATGGACGCCGCCGAGCAGGTCTGGACCCCCTCGGACGGTTCGACGACCTCCCACTAGACCGACCCCCCACGGCCGCCGCCGCGTGGGGCATCGCGCTATCTTGACGGCATGAAGCTCCTCCACTGCGCCGACATTCACCTCGGCTACGAAACCCACGGGCGCATCGACCCCGAGACGGGCCTCAACTCGCGCCTGCTCGACTTCGCGCGCTGCTTCGACGCCATGGTCGAGCGCGCCCTCGCCGAGGACATTGACCTGTTCCTCTTCTGCGGCGATGCCTACCGCACCGCCGACCCCACGCCGACGCAGCAGAAGCTCTTCGCCGAGTGCCTCAAGCCAATCTCGGACGCGGGCATCCCGATCGTGATGGTGATCGGCAACCACGACCACCCCGTGAGCCACGGCAAGGCCTCAGCGGTGGACATCTTCTCCTACCTCCAGGGCGACGTCACAATCGTCCGGCGTCCAACGACGTTCGCGGGCGACACGGTCATCGAGACGAAGTCGGGGCCGCTGCAGCTGGTCGCGCTACCGTGGCCGATCCGCTCGCTCATCCTGGCGAAGGACCAGTACCGCAAGAAGTCGCCGACCGAGATCCGCGAGCTGATCGAGGACGTCTACCTGCGCTACATCGGCGACGCGTGCAGCAAGCTCGACCCGACGCTCCCGGCGGTGCTCGCGGGCCACTTCAGCGTCCACGGCTCCGAACTGGGCGGCTCCGAGCGAGCGAGCCTCATCGCCCACGAGCCCAAGTTCTCCGTCGGCGACCTCGGCGACCTGCGCCTCGACTATGTGGCGCTCGGGCACATCCACAAGTACCAGGACCGCAACCTCGACGCGTCGTCCACGGGCGAGGGGCCTCCGGTCGTCTACTCGTCGTCCATCGAACGGATCTCGTTCAAGGAGGCCGACTCGGACAAGGGCTTCGTGCTCATCACCATCGAGCAGGACGAGGCGGGTCGCAACGGCAAGCGCACGACGTACGAGTTCGTAGACACGCCCGCGCGCCGCTTCGTCTCCGTCGACGCCAACTTCACAGACGCTGACAGCCCCGCTGGCACCCCAACTGCGCAGGCCGATCCGACGGCCTACCTGCTCGGCCGCATCAAGCTCGCCCACCTCGACGAGGCCGTGGTGCGGGTGCGCTACCGCATCGACGACGCGCAGGCTTCGCTGGTGGACCACACGCTGCTCCGCGAGGCCCTGGCCCCCGCCAACACCATCGCCGCCATCGAGCGGATCGTAGACCCGTCCACGCGCGAGCGGCGCACCACCGTCCGCCGCGATGCCTCGCTGAAGGACGCGCTCGAACAGTACATCGCCCAGCACGACACACTCACCAAGCTCAAAGACGATCTCGTGGAAGCCGCGCTGAAGCTGGAGCAAGAACTGTAGGACTTAAGATTGGACGATTTTGGATTTATGATTTGACATGACCAATCAAAGATCGAAAATCATCAATCAACCATCGCTATTCTCGATCATCATCCCTGCGTTGGACGAGGAAGCGACACTGCCTGCGACGCTGGCCAGCGTGGCCCAGCAGACCGGCCCCGTGGAGGTGATCGTAGCCGACGGGGGCTCGACGGACGACACGCGAGGGGTAGCGGAGGCGCACGGCGCGGCGGTAGTGCGGGCTCCCCGAGGCCGGGCCTCGCAGATGAACGCGGGCGCGGCGGCTGCCTCGGGCGCGGCGCTGCTCTTCCTTCACGCTGACACCGCGCTCCACCCGCGCGCCCTCGCGCTGGCCCGTGCGACCCTCGCGGACCCGGCCGTGGCCGGCGGCTGCTTCCGTACGACCTTCGACCGCGACAGTGTGTGGCTGCGCCTCTGGTCGTCCCGGACCGTGATGCAGTGGTGGCGCTTCGCCTTCGGCGACCGCGCCCCGTTCACGCGCCGCGCCACGTTCGACGCCATCGGCGGCATCCCGGCGCAGCCCATCTTCGAAGACCTCGACTTCGTGAAGGCGCTCCGGCGTCAGGGCCGCTTCGTCTTGCTGGACACCCCGGTACAAACGTCGGCGCGGCGCTTCGAACGCTATGGACACGTCGGACAGCAACTTCGCAACAGCGTGCTCTGGAGCGCGTGGTGCCTCGGCATCTCGCCCGAGCGCTGTGTGCGGTTCTATCCCGCGCAGCAGACCGAGCGAGAGTAGCAACCGTCGGTGCTACGCTGGTTCGAGCGGCGCAGCGAAGGCATGGAGCCAGGCGTGGGCGGCCTCGTCCTGATACTCGACGCGCGTGAGACCGAACCGATCAGCGAGACGAGGAAGCAGACGGTCCGCAGCCTCCGCGAGCGAGACAGGCTGCCCCGTCTCCTCGGCAAGCGACGTCACGCCGCGGTCGGCGATGCCGCACGGCACGATGTGATCGAACCAGCCGAGGTCGGTGGCCACGTTGAGCGCGAGGCCGTGCATGGTCACCCAGCGGCTGCACCGGATGCCCATCGCGCACACCTTGCGCTCGGGACCGCGACCGTCGGGGCCAATCCAGACGCCCGTGCGGCCGTCCACCCGCCCAGCGTCGAGGCCGTAGCTAGCACACGTCTCGATGATGGCCTCTTCGAGTTCGCGGAGGTAGCGGTGGATGTCCGAGCCACGCTTGCCGTCGGCGTAGGCGATGCGGTCGAGGTCGAGGATCGGGTAGGCGACGAGTTGGCCTGGCCCGTGGAACGTGATGTCGCCGCCGCGGTCGGTCGGGACGAACGTCGCCCCGACTTTGGCGAGGGCCGCTTCGGAGCGCAGGAGGTGCGCCGCGTCGCCGTTCTTGCCGAGCGTGTAGACCGGCGGGTGCTCGACCACCAGGACGACGTGCGGCAGGCCGTCCGCCTTGCCCGCCCGCTTTGCCGCAATGAGCCGCGCCTGCACGCGCCGCTGTAGGTCCCAGGCGTCGCGGTAGCCCACGCGGCCGAGGCGACAGACGACGAGGGAATCCGACATAGCAGCGGGAGCGCAAGGCTGAGGACAAGGGAGCCGTCTCGGTAGCCGTCAGACCGCGCGGCGTTCCCTTTGAGCCTTGGTGCAGACACGCCGTACCACAACGAGGGCCGAGGCAACCATGTGCCTCGGCCCTCGTCACTGAGTGAAAGCAGACTTACGGGTCTGCGCGCTCAGCAGTTTGCTTGATGTCGGTCACTTGACGACGGTCATCCGGCCCGTCTGCGTCTGCACGTCGGCGGCCATGCGGGCCTCGACCTGGTAGACGTAGGTCCCGGACGCCAGCGCCGACGCTTCGATCTCGACGCCCTGCGCGGCGCCAGCCATCACCGAGCGCTGCACCGCCATCACCTCGCGGCCGAGCACGTCGTAGACGCGCACGGTCACCTCGGCGTCGGCGGGCAGGCCGAAGCCGATGCGCGCGTTCGTGGCGAACGGGTTGGGGTAGGCACCGTCGAGCGTGAGCGCGGTCGGGAGCGCCTCGGCGCCCGCCGTGCCTGCGCGGACGCCTTCGGGCAGATCCGTGGCCGGGAGCAGCGCAGCGCGGCCGTTCGGCAGCACCGCAAGCAGGCCGAAGCCCGCGCCATCCTGGTCGTCGTCTGGCGAGAGGAAGCCCGAGGCGAGGATCGTGAAGGCGGCCCCACCAGCCCCGCTCAGGTCAGCCGCGAACGACGCGATCGGCGCACCGCCCGCCGGGGCGATGTCGATCGTGTAGGCGTCCGGCGCCACACCGACGTAGCCGGTGATGTCCTGGAACGTCACCGTGGCGAGCGTCGCCACGTCGCGGGCGATCACGTCGACGGTCGGCGCGTCCGGCGAGCCGTGCACGACGGCGAACTCGACGAGCGACGGGTCCGAGGCCATCATGCGGGACGGCGTGTTGATGAGCAGCGTGAAGGCCGTCGAGACCTCGTCCGGGTTCATCGAGAAGGCGTCCGGGTCGAGGACGCCCGCGGCGATCACCTGGTAGTTGACGCCCGCGTCGAGGACGAGCGGGAACGTGTCGAGCGCCTCTTCGACGCTCTCCGAGTTGCCCGGCGCAACCGCGACCTCGATGGCCGTCTCGGCGGGCAGCGGGAGGTACGGCGTGGCGCGGCGGAACGGGAGGTCGTCCACGGCCAGTTCACCGTCGAGGTAGATGTCGACCACTTCAGCCGCAGGGTCCGGGCTGTTGTGGATGATCTGCACCGGCGCGGTCGCTCCAGAAGCCGCCTGAAGCAACTCGGTGCGCCCCGTCGGCGTGACGGCGAGGAGGCCGAAGGCTGCCCCATCCTGGTCGTCTTCCGGCGTCAGGAAGCCCGAGGCGAGCACGATGCCTGCGCCGCCGCCCTGACCGTTGAACGGCGCTTTGAACGACGCCACCACGAAATCGACACCGGCTGGCTTGACGTCGATGATGTAGTCAGCTTCGGGGACCGTGATGAGGCCCGAGATGTCAGTGAAGGCCGCCGTGACGAGCGTCGTCACGCCGCGCGCCTCGATGTCGACCGTCGGCGCGTCAGGGGAACCGTGGTTGATCGAGAAGCCGACCGAGCCCTCCTCGACCGTCGTGGCGGCCTCAGCCTCCGCGAGCAGCGTGAAGGCCGTCGGGACCTCGTCCGGGTTCATCGAGAACGCGGTCGGGTCTAGGACCCCGGTGGCGATGAGGCGGTAGTTGACGCCCTCTTCGAGCATGAACGGGAAAGTGCCGAGCGTCTCCTCGGCGCTGGCCGAGGTGCCCGGCGCCACGTCGATCAGCAACTCGACGCCCGCAGGCAGGTCGAGGAACGGCGTGGCGGTACGGAAGACGAAGTCGTTGATGGCGAGGTCGCCGTTGATGTAGACGTCGACCACTTCGGCGCCGGGATCCGGGCTGTTGTGGATGACCTGAACCTGGGCAGTCTGCGCGAGCGCAAGACCGGGGATGAGCAGCGCGCACAGCGCCGCCAAGCGTAGAGAGATCCGCATGGGTAGGAGAGAGGAAAGAGAGGAGGTGCAAATGCGAAGGGGAGCGTGTCCCTTCGGGGCGCAGTAGGTTTCCCGCGTCATGCCAGGATCAGCTCGTGCCTTGCGTGTCCGATGGGACTGGCACGCTTGGTCCGGGCACGTCCCGCGCGAGGACGCCACTGCGCCGCTGTGCGTCACGGCGCATCAAGTCCTTTACCCTCGACGTTTCAACCCTACCTAGTCGACGCGGTTTTTTTCCTAATTGTCGCCCAGAACCTACGTCCCGGCCTCAGAAGAACAGCACGTCGTCCACCTCGAACGTCGTCGTGCCACCTCGGTTGGCGAAGAGGGCGAGGTGGACGAGGTCGGCCCCCGTCCATTCCAAGGGCTGGCCGTAGCCCTCCTGCCTGAACTGGCTGAAGGGAACGTCGAATCGGGTCCACTCGGCGGTAGTCAGCGTGACGTAGGCGTTGAAATGGTCGTGATCGTCCACGCGCGCCGAGCCGAGCTGGACGATGTAGGTCCCCGGCGTGCCCCGCAGCGCGAGGCGTACCCCTTCGAAGGCCCGCGCATCGAAGCCCGCGACGGAAGACGTGAGGCGCGCAACGGTGCCCGCCACATCGGTGGGGCCAGGCGCAGCGGGGCGCGTCGCCTCGACGGTGAGGTGGTACTGCGATGCCGCCTGCATGCCGCCGGGCTGCGCATACACCCGCGTCTCGGCCTGGCCATCGGCCAGTGCGTGCCACACAGCCTCGACCCGGGCACGGTCCTCAAAGTCCTCCACGTAGCCGCCGACTCCGTCCACGACGCTCACGCGGAGGCTCGGCGTTGCCACCTCCTCGGCCGCGTCTTCCGTCGGCACTCCAGCACCGTCCCCTACAGGCTGACACGCCACAAACGTGAGCACGAAGATCCAGGCGAAGAGCAAGAGACCAAGGCGGCGCATGAGTTCGGCGGGTGCGGTTGGGATCAATGACGTCTGTCGTCTATCCAAACAACACGCCAACGCGTGTCACCCTGGCCGGACGGAATGCAAGGGCCTGATCTTGTGCGTGCATACGCTCGTGGCGTACCAGCACGAGTCTGCCCCAACGCTGCCCGACCGGCTCGTCTCACTCTGCCGGGTGCGGCCTACCCACCGCGGGGCCACGTGACGATGGGCGCTAGATCCGCGCGAGGTGCTCGCTCGGAATCGGCTGCACGTAGGCCGGGTTGAGCGTTTCCTCGTGCACGCCGAAGAGGCCCGTTCCCCGGAAGTCGACCACGACGAAACCGTCTACCTCACCGACGACCTCGCCGACGCCGTAGAAGGGCGGCATGGGGCCGTAGTAGACGAGATCGCCCTTGTCCAGATGAGACGCCGCGCGCGCCGCGCGGTAGTACGGCAGCACTACGGGCAGTTCGTCGAGCCGGTAGGGGACTCGGTTGGGCATCTGCGCAGGCCGTAGGGCGGAGTCGAGGAACGGAGAAGTAAAACCAGCCGCAATCTACGGGCGAGGTGCACCTAGGTTCGGGGCTAGACACCCAAGGGCGAGTCGGGCAGAACCATCTCGTTTCTGAAATCGTTCAACTCGGCCTACTCAGGGAGAACCCTACACAGGGTCCTCGGTATAGGCGCAGGCACACCCGCCCTCCTCCTTCCCTCCTGCTCCTATTGCCATGGTCACCGACCGCAAGATTCTGGACCGCCAGGTTGGACGCAACGCTCAGCTCTTTGCCGAGTCGATTGCCACGCTCGGCTCGAAGGAAGAGCGCTTCCCCTACCTTCGCATCCTCGTGTCGCTCGTGGAGCAGGCCCACCCAGAGTGGAACCAGGCGCCGGAGAAAGACCGCCAGATCGCGCAGCTCGTTCACATGATGAGCAACAGAACATTGGACCGCGGCGAGGTTGCCGATGTGGTGCGGGTCCGCGACGAGGAACGCGGCATCTTCTACGAGTAGGGCTCCCACGAGTAGCTCCGCCCCCAAGCGCGCGGCCATGAGGACGGCCAGTGCTGTGCAGAGAACCCCGAGGCTGGCCTAGGGCGTGTGGACAATCGGTCTGATCGGCGCTCATGGCCTCCGTTCGGCCTCCGCTGCGTTCCACTCGTCCCCCGATCCTACAGGATCGCGCTCCTCGTGCGCCTTTCGGAGACGCAAACGGCGTCTCGTGAGCACCTGACCCGATCAATGTCCACACGCCCTAGCCGAAGTCTGTCGGCTTCGCAGTTTAGCCCTATGCAGCGACACGCTTCCGATACGCGAGCGCTGTCTATATGCTCTAAACGCATTCAGCGCAGAGGAATTGGTGCAGGGGCGCGACAGAATGGGGCGCCAATCCCTACCCTGGGAGCGCGGTGCGGTCCTTCTGCCGCCACCGTTGCTCTACCCACGGCGCCTCGCCCCTCTCTCGACCCCTCCCATGCTCCACCCGCGTCGCTCCTGGCGTATCCTCGCCGGGGCGTTCCTCCTTGCGCTCGTCGCCGCGCCCTGGCTAGCCGGCTGCGACTTCCTCCGCAGCTCCGACGACACCACCCCGCTGACGCCCACACCCGTCGGGCCCACCGACCTCCGCTATCCCCTGCAGCTCGTCGACGGGCGGTACCTCGCGGACGCTAGCGGGACGCCCGTCTTCCTCAGCGGCGACGCCGCCTGGTCGGCCATCGCCAACCTCACCCGTGAGGAAATGGTTCGCTACCTCGACGACCGCGAGGCACGCGGCGTCAACGCGGTCTACGTCAACCTCATCGAGGCGGCGTTCTCGAACCAGACGCCGCCGCATACCAACGTCTACGGCGACCCGCCCTTCAACTCGACGGTCGACGGCGTCGAGCTGGACTTCACCGATCCCAACGAGGCCTACTGGACGCTGGTCGATGACTTCCTCGCCTACGCCGAGGCGCGCGGCATCGTCGTTTTCGCCTTTCCCGCCTACGCTGGCTGGCAGCAGGGCAACGACGGCTGGGGCAGCGGCATCGACGCCAACGGGCCAGACAACCTACGCACCTATGGCACCTTTCTCGGTGCCCGCTACCGCACGCAGCCCAACATCGTGTGGGCCGCCGGTGGCGACTGGGGACCGACCGGCCCATTCGACCTCGTCGCCGAATACGACGCGCTCAAAGGTGGCATCCGGGACGCTGGCGCCTCGCAGCTTTGGACCGGACACGGCGGCCAAGAGAGCGGCCTCGACGTCTATGGCTACCTCGGCCTCGACATGAACACGACGTACCGCTACCCGCCGCAGGAAGTCCCGGAGGCCGTCATCAACGACTACTTCCGCGACGACCGCCTCCCGTTCGTCTTCTTCGAAGGCTACTACGAGGGCGAGTTCGACGTGACGCCGCGGGAGCTGCGCTACCAGGCCTACATCAGCATCCTCGGCGGCGCGTTCGGGCATTTCTATGGCAACAGCCCGATCTGGTTTTTCGGCGACGGCTGGGAGGACGCGCTCGACGCGCCCGGCGCCCGCTCGATGACGCACCTGGCGAGCCTCATGCGCTCGCGCCCCTTCGCGCGGCTGATACCCGACTATGAGTTCGAGCCGGAATCGGCGCTCCGCGGCGGGCGCGGCGACCTCGACATGGGCTATGCGGTGATCTCGGTTGCCAACGACGGCTCCTCGCTGGTCGCCTATGCCCCGGATGAGCGCGCCATCACGCTCGACTTGGGCGTCCTCGCCGACGACACCGCCCAGCTCTGGTGCTTCGACCCTGCCACCGGGGCCTCGACGGATCTCGGCACCGGGACCGGCACGCAGACCTTTGAAGCGTGCGCCTCGTCGGAGGACTACGTCATCGTGGCCGACGCGGCCAGCCGCGACTTTGCGGCACCAGGGACGTCACGGTTTACCGAGTAACGCTACCCTCTCGTCTGACTATGCGGCGGCTCGTCTGACTATGCGGCGGCAGGGCTTCGGTCTCGCCGCCGCGCTGCATTATCGGGGCTCGCTATTCGATAATGCGGTCCTGGTTGGCCTCGACGAAGCTCTTCCAGTTCTTGAACTTGCCCGTCGGGCCCTGGTGGACGCGGTGGCCGTGGCAGAGCGCGACAGCGAGCGCGTCGGAGGCGTCGAGGCCCCGCGACTCGGTGAGCGCGAGGAGGCTCTTCACCATGTACCACACCTGCTGTTTGGTCGCGTTGCCGTTGCCCGTGACCGACTTCTTGACTTCCTTCGGAGTGTACTGCGTGACCGGCAACTCGCGGTGCATCGCGGCGAGCATCACGGCCGCCTGCGCGCGCCCGAGCTTGAGCATCGACTGGGCGTTTTGCCCGTAGACGGGCATCTCGACGGCACACTCGTCTGGCAGCGTCGCCTCGATGACCTCGGTGAGGCGCGCGTAGATCACGCTGAGCCGCTGCGCGTGCGCCATCTTCGGCGAGAGGTCGATCGCGCCGTAGTCGAGGATGCGCTCCTTCTGCCCGACGATCTCCACGACGCCGTAGCCCGTATGCCGCGTGCCAGGGTCCACTCCTAAGACAATCATGGGCCGAGGACGATCATGTCTGTTTCGTGTTGCGTGTTGCGTATCGGCTGCCTTGAACACGCAGCACGAAATACGCAACACATCGTAAGGCTCACGGCTTCGTTCTACCCGGATCAGGCCAACGCTGCCATCGTCTCGTCGTCCATGTCGAGGGTCGAGTAGACGGCCTGGACGTCGTCGAGGTCTTCGAGGCGGTCGAGGAGCTTGAGCACCTTCGCGGCCTCGTCGGGCGCGAGCTTGGTCGTAGTCGAGGCGATCATCTGTAGGCCGGAGTCGTCGGTCGGGGCGAGGCCCTCGGCTTCGAGCGCGTCGCGGACGGCGGCGAACTCCTCGGGCGGCGTCGTGACCACGAACACGTCGTCCTCGCGGCGGAGGTCCTCCGCGCCCGCGTCGGCCACGAGCAGGAACAGGTCCTCCTCCTCGTTGCCCTCGGCGGGGACTTCGAGGATGCCTTTGCGGTCGAACTGGAACGCGACCGAGCCCGACGTGCCGAGGTTGCCACCGGCCTTGCTGAAGGCGTGGCGCACCTCCGAGACGGTGCGGTTGGTGTTGTCCGTGAGCGTCTCCACGTAGACGGCGATGCCATGCGGGCCGTAGCCCTCGTAGGTCATCTCCTCATAGTCAGCCCCGGCGATCTCGCCTGTGCCCCGCTTGATGGCGCGCTCGACGTTGTCCTTCGGCATGTTCTCCGCCTTCGCCTTGTCGATGGCGAGCGCGAGTTTCGGGTTCATGCCAGCGTCGCCGCCGCCCTCGCGGGCCGCGACCATGATGTCACGCGTGATGCGCGCCCAGGCCTTCGACTTCTTGGCGTCGGTGGCGGCCTTTTGCCGCTTGATCTTCGACCATTTGTTGTGACCAGCCATGCTGTGGAGCGAGA harbors:
- a CDS encoding YebC/PmpR family DNA-binding transcriptional regulator, whose product is MAGHNKWSKIKRQKAATDAKKSKAWARITRDIMVAAREGGGDAGMNPKLALAIDKAKAENMPKDNVERAIKRGTGEIAGADYEEMTYEGYGPHGIAVYVETLTDNTNRTVSEVRHAFSKAGGNLGTSGSVAFQFDRKGILEVPAEGNEEEDLFLLVADAGAEDLRREDDVFVVTTPPEEFAAVRDALEAEGLAPTDDSGLQMIASTTTKLAPDEAAKVLKLLDRLEDLDDVQAVYSTLDMDDETMAALA